The Primulina huaijiensis isolate GDHJ02 chromosome 18, ASM1229523v2, whole genome shotgun sequence DNA window GAAGATTGAGGTAGCCGATATCATGATCCAAGGAAAAGCTCGGAAATGGTGGAAACCTGTTTCTGCCATTCTAGTTCAGCAGCATGGGCCGATTCGTTGGGAACATTTTCGTCATGCcttcatcaatcatcacttCCCGCCAGCTCTTCGTCAGGCGAAGGAGATGGAACTGTTGACCATTAAGCAAGGAGATTCGAGCATTGGGGATTACCAAAAGCGTTTTACGGATCTGTTGTCGTACGCTCCTCACATCAGTGAGAATtctgcagcaaaatattctcatTTTTTTAATGGTTTGAACCAGGAGATTTTTGATCGGGTTTCAGTCTGTGACAATCCTACTTCGTACGAAGGATTAGTGAATCGTTGTCGTCAAGCAGAGATCAGTAGTGCTAGGAGGAAGGCTATGCAAGCTAGCAAAAGTTCTAGTTCGTTGGGACCGAGGGGTCAGTCTTACAAGAAGtctgcatcttcttcttcttccggtTCTGGAGGGGTGCACAGCTTTGGTAGAAAAAAGCTGCAATGTGGCCATTGTGGAGGAAATTACCAGACGGAAAATTGTCGAAAAGTAACAGGTGCTTGTTTCAACTGTGGTGGTTTTGGTCACATGAAGAGGGATTGTCCTAATTTGGAGAATCAGAGTGTAGGCGGAGGTTCTATGGCATGGTCTTACAGTGGAAAACAGTCTGAGGCCACTGTACAACAGAAAGGTTTTCCTGCTCAAGGTTCTCGTCGTGGTGGAATATCACAAGGATCTCAGCAACGTCCACGAGTTCAAGGGCAAGTGTTTGCCCTAaaccaagaacaagctgaggagcaaaacgagagagtcattgcaggtaaattttttttatgtggtattcctgcatatgtattaattgacactggggcgtcgcattcattcatagcatcaatgtttgttaagaagcataaactacCCTACGTGTCATTAGATGTTTTGATATCGGTGTCTACATCGATGGGACAAGAGGTTTTAGCTAAGCGACTTGTAGTAGACTGTTTGTTAGAGTTTGAAGGAGAATACTTGTCTgccaatttgatgatattggctATGGAAGATTTCGATTGTATTATGGGAATCGACCTATTGACTAAGTATAGAGCGACAGTAGATTGTTATCAATGTCTCGTTCAGTTTCGTCCAGAAAGAGAGGAGAATTGGTTTTTCTTCGGTGAGGGAGCTCGACCTCCAATGCCACTAGTGTCTGCTATAAAGGCACAACGGGCTTTAGCGAAAGGAGGAGAAAGATACCTCATTTATGTTGTTGACGTATCGAAGGATGTGATCGACATGAAGAACATTCCAGTTGTCGATGAATTTCCTGATgttttccccgatgagattcttGGATTTCCTCCGGAGAGGGAAGTGGAAGCAAAGATAGAGTTGGTACCAGGAACCGCACCTATCTCCAGAGCGCCTTATAGATTGGCACCAacggagatgaaagagttgaagcaaCAGTTACAAGATCTTCATGATAAAGGGTACATTAGACCCAGCGTGTCTCCTTGGGGAGCACCAGTGTTGTTCGTTAAAAAGAAGGATGGTTCTATGCGGCTTTGCATAGATTATCGACAGTTGAACTGAGTATTCCAGGAgtatcttgacaagtttgtcATTGTCTTTAGTGATGACATACTGGTATACTCTCGTAGCCTTGAAGAGCATGCACAACATTTAAGGATTGTGTTGTTAACCTTAAGGAATCACcaactgtatgctaagttgaacaagtgcgagttttggctcgacagAGTTGTCTTCTTAGGACATGTTACATCCAAAGATGggatatcagtggatcctagcaagatcgaagcagtgttgagttgggcacgaccggaatcagctcaagagataagaaggtttctaggtttggcaggatattaccggagatTTATCTCAGGATTTTCTCAGATTGCCAAACCATTGACGCAGCTGACGTGTAAGAATGTGCAGTTCGAATGGACACatgattgtgaaaatagtttcaatgaaTTGCGTCAACGTTTGACAACTGCACCAGTTTTAGCTCTGCCATCTGGATCAGGAGGGtacattgtgtacactgatgcatcacttctaggacttgggtgtgttttaacccagaatggtcatgtgattgcatatgcatccagacagttgaagaagcatgaagagaattattcagtttatgatctggaattagcagcgattgtgtttgctttgaagatctggcgacattATCTCTACGGAGAGAGCTTTGAGATTTTTGaagatcacaagagtttgaagtatatcTTCACTCAAGCAGAGTCGAATATGCgccaaagaagatggatggatttgttaaaggattatgattgcgaaatcaagtatcatccAGGATCAGCGAATCTTACAGCTGATGCTCTTAGTCGCAAGGTGAGATTATCTGCACTTCAGACCAGTTTCATATCAAGTGTAATCCAAGATTGTTGTTCTCTGGGATTTCACTTTCGGCATAAGAAAGGAATGGAACAAATTCGAGTAACGAGTATTTTATCTGAACCGAAGTTGTATGCCAAAATTTGAGAAGCTCAGTTTTCTGACCCGAAAGTGAAAAAGTTAGCAAGGTTAGCTAATGGAGACAACACATCTGGCTTTGCGTTCCAAACAGATGGAACCTTGTGTCTGTCGGGAAGAATCGTAGTTCCAGAAGATTCTGAATTAAGAAACGAGATTTTATCTCAAGCCCATAGGAGTAAGTTGAGTATCCACTCTAGAAGcatgaaaatgtataaggatttgaaaaccaggttttggtggaaaggtatgaagaaaagtgtttaccagtttgtagccaagtgtttggtttgtcagcaagtgaaagctgagCATTGACGACCAGGAGGACTACTTcagaatctttctatccttgagtggaagtgggaggaTGTGACAATGGATTTTGTCACCCACTTGCAGTTGTCTTCTAAGAATTGTGATGTCATTTGGGTTATTGTAGACCGATtgactaagtcagcacatttcattccgtatagTCGGGAATATAGTTTCGATGGTATGGCAAGACTATACATCCAAgagattcttaaatatcatggtgtgccaacaagtatagtcagtgacagagatccacgctttacctcaaggttcgggggaagttttcaaaaagcgttgggaacgacattgagtctgagtactgcctatcatccagaaaccgatggtcagtctgagaggactattcagacactcgaggacatgttgcgtgcttgtgctttagattttggaccagcatggcatgatcatctgccgcttgtggagtttgcatataacaatagctaccacaACAGCATTGGTATGACTACATTCGAAGCAGTCAAATGACGGTTTAAGGCACCTTGTGGTGTGGGGAATCATTTGATGTTATATGGTAGACATTGTCGTACTCCATTGTtttgggacgaagtaggagaacgacaaGTGCAAGGACCTGAATTAGTGCAACAAGCACTTGACGTAGTGGAATTGATT harbors:
- the LOC140964122 gene encoding uncharacterized protein, yielding MELLTIKQGDSSIGDYQKRFTDLLSYAPHISENSAAKYSHFFNGLNQEIFDRVSVCDNPTSYEGLVNRCRQAEISSARRKAMQASKSSSSLGPRGQSYKKSASSSSSGSGGVHSFGRKKLQCGHCGGNYQTENCRKVTGACFNCGGFGHMKRDCPNLENQSVGGGSMAWSYSGKQSEATVQQKGFPAQGSRRGGISQGSQQRPRVQGQVFALNQEQAEEQNERVIAGLRLDGSDDQGSG